CACCGAGGTGCCATAGATGCTGCGCCCGCGCACCAGACGGATCTGCGGATTGTTGAGGCCGGCGCTGATGCCGCCGCCGGCCGCGATCAGCCCCATCACCGTGTAATTGCGATCCGGCATCGGATAGGTGCCGGGGGTGGTGACACCGCTGACCAGATCCACCGAATTGCCGCGCCCTTCGGTCATGTCCAGCTGCAGCTGGGCCGAAGGCACGATTTCTTCCATGGCGGTCTGCAGTTTTTCGCGTGCCAGATCCGGGGTCAGCCCGTTCACATTCACATTGCCCACATAAGGCATGAAGATGCTGCCATTGGCGGCCACCGTCACATCCTGCAGCTGCACCATTTTTTCATCCGGGCTGGTCAGCAGGGAATTGTCGCTGCTGTCCCAGATCCGCAGGGTCAGCTGATCGCCGGGCTGGATGATCTGGGTTTTGGCGCCTTGGGTGGCCCCGATCCATTTCAGCGGGCGTTTGCCGTTATGGGCACCGCCGCTTTCAGGGCCGGTTTCGGGCCAATGGTCGACGGCGGGCAGAAAGGCGCGGGTCACCGCATAAAGGGCAAAATCGGCATCCGCATCATCGGCAGTTTTCAGGATCTCTTCGCTGGCGGGGGCACCGCCGGGCAAACGACCGCAGGCTGCCGGCAGCAGGGCGAGACCAAGAGCGGCAAGCAGGAGGAAAAGACGGCGCATGGGGATCCTTCGTTCGAAACCGTCCGAAAACGGCTTGATTTTTGTTCCCCGCAAGATACTGGGCATGCAGACTGCGTCAACCGCAAGCACTACGGTAACAGGGGGGCTGATGCGTTTTCCACCCACATTGAGACCCGCATTGATCCTGGGCGCCTCCGGGCGGATCGGCGGAATCCTGCGCCACCAATGGGCCTCTGCCGGGGCGGACCTGCGCTGGCAGCGGCGGGCGCGGCCTGACGGAGCAGAGACCGAGGTACAGGGCTGGCATGTCTTTGATCCGCTGGCGGACCCGGAGGCGCTGGCAGAGGCGGCGCGGGGCGCGGCGGCGATCCTCTGTTTGGCGGGGCCGGTGCCCGGCGGCGCGGCGGGCCACGATCTGAGTGCGCGCCAGCTGGTGCAACATCGCGATCTGGCGCTGGCGGCGCTGGAGGCGGCCGCGCATGTGCGCGACGCAGGGGCCGGGGCAGGGGTTGAGACCGGGACAGGGGCACCGCGGGTGTTGCTGGCCTCTTCGGCGGCGGTCTATGGCGCGGCCCCTGGTTCCCTGAGCGAGGACACCCCGCTGGCCCCGGTGGCCCCTTATGGGGCGGCCAAGGCCGAGATGGAGCAGGCCGCGCAGGCGCGTGCCGCCGAACTGGGGCTGGAGATCACCCTGTTCAGAATTGGCAATATTGCCGGCCTTGATGCGATCCTGGGCGGCTGGCGGGCGGGGTTCTGTCTGGATCAACTGGCCAATGGGCAGACGCCCCGGCGCAGCTATATCGGCCCGCGGACCCTGGCGGAGGTGCTGGCGGCCTTGCTGCGCTGCCCCGACCTGCCGCAGGTGCTGAATATCGCCCAGCCGGGAGCGGTGGCGATGGGCGATCTGTTGCAGGCGGCGGGGCTGGAATTTGCCCGCAGGCCCGCGCCTGCGCAGGCCATTGCCGAGGTGCAGCTTGACGTCGCCCGGCTGATCGGGCTTTTGGCGGCACAGCCCGTGCCTGCCGCAGATCTGCCAGCGCGCCTGCCTGTTGCCACAGCCGCTGATCTGGTGGCGGAGGTGCGCGCGCTGGACCTGCTGCCCAACGCCCGATCCCGATAAGGACACTCGCATATGACCTGGCGCAAACGCCTCTTTGATCTCTTCTTTGCCAGTCTTCTGGTGGTGGTGCTGGGCCCGGTGCTGCTGGGGCTGCTGGCCTGGCTGCTGCTGAAGGAAGGCCGTCCGCTGTTTTACGTGGCTGAACGGATGAAAGGCGTCGATCAGCCCTTTGCCTTGTGGAAACTGCGCACCATGCAGGTGGTGGACAGCGACACGGGCGTGTCCGGCGGCGACAAATCGGCCCGCATCACCAGGACCGGCGCCTGGCTGCGCGCCAAGCGGCTGGATGAGTTTCCGCAACTGTGGAACATCCTGCGCGGCGATCTCTCCTTTGTCGGGCCGCGTCCGCCGCTGCGCCAATATGTCGAGGCCAATCCCGAGCTCTACGCCCGGGTGCTGAAATCGCGCCCCGGAGTCACCGGACTGGCGTCGATCACCTATCACAAACATGAGGCCGCCCTGCTGGCGCGCTGCACCACCGCCGAGGAAACCGATCAGGTCTATTCCCGCCTCTGTGTACCGATGAAGGCACGGCTGGACCTGATTTATCAGCGTCACCAGAGCATGTGCTATGACTTTGATCTGGTGTTTCAGACCATTGGCAACCTGTTCCGGCGCAGCTGAGAACCGGGTCGGGGCCGGGTATTCGGCGATTCGCCGCCCCCTGACGGGCGATTTTGTGCCAGATGCCCCTGCTGTAGGGCAGGAACCGCAAAGGGATCTCTCCGGGAGGGCCTCAGAGGCGGCAAAAGCAGGCAAATCACCGGGAAACGGCGTTTTTTTGCCACCAGCCGTTTTGTATTACGCTCCGAATGGGTCTAAAGTGACCTCTGAGTGACATTCGCAAGACGCCGGCAGGGGACGCCGGGGAAACGCCTTTGAAACAGGGCCTGCCGCCAGAAACACCCGTCACATAGGGTGCGGGGATCTGAGGCCGGGGATTGAGAAAAACGCATTTGAAACGGTGGCGCATCCGGGGTGATTTCCGGCGCAATATCGGGACATATAAAAAGGCCGCCCCAAGTGTATGCGGTCACCGGGGACTGGAAGTGGGGACGGCCAGGGATGTTCAATCTGATCAGCGCGCTGTCACGCAAACAGAAATCCTATATCTTTCTGACCATTGATCTTGGGCTGATCCCGCTGGCGCTGTTCCTGACCTTTCTGGTGCAGCCGCTGCCCGGATCGGCACTGGCCACTTTGGCGGCGATGCTGCCGGTGCTGCCCTATGTACTGGCGGTCTCTGCCGGGGTGGCGCTGTGGCTGGGGCTGCCCAAGGTGCAGCTCAATGCCTATGAACGTCACGCCGTCGGGCTGACTGCGCTGCTGGCCTCAATCACCGCCGGGGCCACGGCCGGGCTGACGCTGCTGTTTGGCCCGGATCTGCCGCCCGGCACCCATGTGGTCTTTGCCACCACCTATTTCCTCTGTCTTCTGGCGGCCCGTGCCGTGCTCTATCAGGTGGTTGTCGCGATCTACCGCCGCGCCCAGCCGCGCTGCCGGGTGCTGATTTATGGGGCCGGTACCACCGGCGCCCAGCTGGCCCAGGCGCTGAAGGCCCATGACGGCATCGATCCGGTGGCTTTTGTCGATGACAATACCTCGCTGCAGGGGGTGACATTGGTCGGCCTGCCGGTGTTTCCGCCCGCCCGCATTGCTGAAATCGCCAAGGCCCGCCAGATCACGCGGGTGCTGCTGGCGATGCCGTCGCAAAGCCTGCCGAAACAGGCCCAGATCATCCAGCGGCTGCAACGGATGCAGCTGGAGGTGCAGGCGCTGCCCTCTTTTGCCCAGCTCATCGGGGAAGAGGCGCTGGTCGACAAGCTGACTCCGGTGGCGCCGCAGAATTTCCTGGGCCGCGCCACCCGCGATGTGCCCCTGCAGGAGGCCAGCGGATCTTATCAGGACCGGGTGGTGCTGGTTTCAGGAGCCGGCGGGTCCATCGGGTCCGAACTCTGCCGCCAGGTCTTGGCCTGCCGTCCGCGCAAACTGGTGCTTTATGAGCTGTCGGAACTGGCGCTTTACACCATTCATCAGGAACTGGAACAGCAGGTCGAAGGCACCGACATCACCCTGGTACCAGTGCTGGGTTCGGTGACCGATCCGCGTCAGGTGCGCATGGTGCTGGCCGATCACGGCGTACAGGTGGTGCTGCATGCGGCGGCGTATAAACATGTGCCCCTGGTAGAGGCCAATCCGCTGCCCGGTCTGGCCAACAATGTCTTTGGTACGCAGACGCTGGCCCGGGCCGCGGCGCGCAGCGGGGTGGAGCGGTTCATCCTGATTTCCTCGGACAAGGCGGTGCGCCCGACCAATGTGATGGGTGCCTCCAAGCGGATGGCGGAACTGGTGGTGCAGGATCTCTCTACCCGCAATCCCGGCACCGTTTTCACCATGGTGCGCTTTGGCAATGTGCTGGGCTCTTCGGGATCCGTGGTGCCGCTGTTTCAGGAACAGATCAGCCGCGGTGGCCCGGTCACCGTCACCGATCCGCGCGTCAAACGCTATTTCATGACCATCCGCGAGGCGGTGCAGCTGGTGCTGCAGGCCGGCGCCGAGGCGCTTGGCGGCGAGGTCTTTGTGCTGGATATGGGCGAACCGATCTCAATCCTGCAACTGGCGCGTCAGGTCATCGAAAGTGCCGGCTATTCGGTACAGGATGAAGACCATCCAGATGGCGATATCGCCATTGAAATCATCGGCCTGCGCCCCGGTGAAAAGATGCAGGAAGAGTTGACGCTCAGCTCTGATCTGATCACCACCCGCCACCAAAAGATCTTCTGCGCCCGCGAGGCGGTGCTGTCGGAAATCGAGGTCGCGGCGCTGATCCGTGCCCTGCGGCAGGCCGTGGCCGCCGGCGACGAAGGGGCCGCACGCGCATTGATCAAACGCTGGGTCGAGGGCTACCGCGCCCCCGAAGAGGATCGCAAGACCTCCTGAGCGCCCGGCTCCGGGCCATCTCCTTGCGCAGGGATGACCATGACAGTGTCTTCAGAGCAGGATATCCGGGCCAGGTGATCGGGGCAGGTGATCGGGCCAGGTGATCGGGCAGCGTGCGAAGGCCCACTATAGTTTGCGGGTCACAGACCTATCACCAGCGTGCTCTGATCCTCGCCGGATCGTTGATCCGCCTGCGGCTTTTGTGGTCTAACCGGGCCAACAGCCCCCGGGGCGCAAACCGGCGGATCGGCCAGCCGATTCCCCGCCCGGATAATCCGACCAGACAACAAGGCAGTCCGAACCCGTGATCTTTGCTCTTCGATCTTTTCGTGCGTCGCTGTTCTTGCCATCTGTCTGTGCGGCGGTGCTCAGCCTAGGTGCAGGAGCTGTGCAGGCGCAAAATGCGCTCACCGCGCCCAAACCGGAGGCGCCGCGGTTCAAACCACTGCCCGCCCCCAGCCTCAATTTCTACGGCTCTCCCGGCCTCGTGGATATGCCCAGTGCGGAAATGCTGCCGGACGGGCAGTTTGCCACCACCTATTCCTGGTTTGGCGGTCAGGCCCGTTACAATCTGACCTTCCAGGCCACCCCCTGGCTCAGCGCGTCCTTCCGCTACAATGGCATCCAGACCAATGGCGCCCAGATTGCCGGGTTCTCCACCTATTACGACCGCGGCTTTGACGTGCGGCTGCGGCTCCTGCGCGAGGGACGCTATCGCCCGGCCGTTACTGTCGGGTTGCAGGATTTTGCCGGCACCGGGATTTATGCCGGGGAATATATCGTCGCCACCAAGAATTTTGACACCCCCGCGCTCAGCCATCGCGGAGGTACTGGCAGGCTGAAGCTGACCGCCGGCCTGGGCTGGGGACGCCTGGGGTCCAACGGCTCCATCGGCAGTATTGCCGGCACCCGACCGGGGTTTGTCGGTGGCACCACCGGGGGCGAATTGTCCTATGATCAGTGGTTCCGGGGTGAAATGGCGCCGTTTGCGGGCATTGAATGGCTGCCCAATGATCGCTGGGGGTTCAAGGCGGAATATTCCTCGGATGCCTATGTGCTGGAAACCGGCGCCCCGAATGTGTTTGAGCGCAAGTCCTCCTTCAACTTTGGCGCCGAATATCAGGCCAGACCGGGGCTGCGGCTGGGGGCCTATTATCTTTATGGCTCGGAACTGGGCGTCACCGCACAGATCCAGCTCAATCCCAAACACCCGACCCAGCCCATGCGGGTCAGCGCGCCGGTGCCAATTGCGCCGCGCAGCAGCTGGGCCACCGAAGACAGTCACTGGAGCCGCGACTGGGCCACAAGCACCCGCGCCAAGACCACATTGCGGGATGCGCTGGCCGAGGCGTTGCAACAGGACGGGTTGATCCTGGAGGCCCTGACCCTGCCCGCAGATGGCACCGAGGCTGAGCTGCGCTACCGCAATCCGCGCTACCGTGCCCAGACCCTGGCCATCGGCCGCAGTGCGCGTGCCATGGCACGGCTGCTGCCACCGTCCGTGGAGACGCTGAAAATCGTGCCGATGCGCGGTGGGCTGGCGCTGTCGCAGGTGGTGATCCGGCGCAGCGACCTGGAGGCGCTGGAACATAGCCCCGCCGCCACCGAGGCGCTCTGGGCGGTCACCGGCCTGCAGGCCGCCGACGCTCTGGCCGGGGATGCGCTGGTTACGCAGGATCTCTACCCGGCGTTTTCCACCTCGATCAGCCCTTATACCGCGCCGTCCTATTTCGATCCCGAGCTGCCGTTCCGGCTGGATGTGGGCGTGGATCTGAAGGCGTCTTATGCACCGGCCCCCGGCTGGCGCATTGCCGGCGCCATCCGCCAGCGCGTCTGGGGCAATGTGAAAGATGGGCGCGCCTCCAATTCGGTGCTGCCGCATGTGCGCACCGATGCGACGGAATATGCCCAGTTCGATACCACGCTGGAAAATCTCTATGTGGCGCGGCAATGGCAGATGGGGCGCGATCTTTATGCCCGCAGCACCGTTGGTTTGTTTGAGAGCATGTTTGGCGGGGTCTCCGGCGAGGTCCTTTGGAAACCGGTCTCCAGCCGTCTGGCGCTGGGGGTCGAGGGCAATTACGTGGTGCAGCGCGATTATGATCAGCGGCTGTCGTTTCGCGATTACAAAACCTTCACCGGCCATGCCTCGGCCTATTACCAGATGGACAAGGGCTATCATGTGCAGGTGGATGCCGGGCGCTATCTGGCGGGCGATTATGGCGCCACCTTTGCGCTGGACCGCGAATTTGCCAATGGCTGGCGGGTTGGTGGGTTTTTCACCCTCACCGATGTCTCCTCCGAGGATTTTGGCGAAGGCTCCTTTGACAAGGGCTTCCGCTTCAGCATTCCGCTGGACTGGCTGCTGGGCAAACCCAGCCGCAATACATTTGGCATGGTGGT
The sequence above is drawn from the Phaeobacter porticola genome and encodes:
- a CDS encoding YjbH domain-containing protein, giving the protein MQAQNALTAPKPEAPRFKPLPAPSLNFYGSPGLVDMPSAEMLPDGQFATTYSWFGGQARYNLTFQATPWLSASFRYNGIQTNGAQIAGFSTYYDRGFDVRLRLLREGRYRPAVTVGLQDFAGTGIYAGEYIVATKNFDTPALSHRGGTGRLKLTAGLGWGRLGSNGSIGSIAGTRPGFVGGTTGGELSYDQWFRGEMAPFAGIEWLPNDRWGFKAEYSSDAYVLETGAPNVFERKSSFNFGAEYQARPGLRLGAYYLYGSELGVTAQIQLNPKHPTQPMRVSAPVPIAPRSSWATEDSHWSRDWATSTRAKTTLRDALAEALQQDGLILEALTLPADGTEAELRYRNPRYRAQTLAIGRSARAMARLLPPSVETLKIVPMRGGLALSQVVIRRSDLEALEHSPAATEALWAVTGLQAADALAGDALVTQDLYPAFSTSISPYTAPSYFDPELPFRLDVGVDLKASYAPAPGWRIAGAIRQRVWGNVKDGRASNSVLPHVRTDATEYAQFDTTLENLYVARQWQMGRDLYARSTVGLFESMFGGVSGEVLWKPVSSRLALGVEGNYVVQRDYDQRLSFRDYKTFTGHASAYYQMDKGYHVQVDAGRYLAGDYGATFALDREFANGWRVGGFFTLTDVSSEDFGEGSFDKGFRFSIPLDWLLGKPSRNTFGMVVRPTQRDGGQRVHVPGRLYGQIREAHRAQLTRQRARIWE
- a CDS encoding polysaccharide biosynthesis protein, producing MFNLISALSRKQKSYIFLTIDLGLIPLALFLTFLVQPLPGSALATLAAMLPVLPYVLAVSAGVALWLGLPKVQLNAYERHAVGLTALLASITAGATAGLTLLFGPDLPPGTHVVFATTYFLCLLAARAVLYQVVVAIYRRAQPRCRVLIYGAGTTGAQLAQALKAHDGIDPVAFVDDNTSLQGVTLVGLPVFPPARIAEIAKARQITRVLLAMPSQSLPKQAQIIQRLQRMQLEVQALPSFAQLIGEEALVDKLTPVAPQNFLGRATRDVPLQEASGSYQDRVVLVSGAGGSIGSELCRQVLACRPRKLVLYELSELALYTIHQELEQQVEGTDITLVPVLGSVTDPRQVRMVLADHGVQVVLHAAAYKHVPLVEANPLPGLANNVFGTQTLARAAARSGVERFILISSDKAVRPTNVMGASKRMAELVVQDLSTRNPGTVFTMVRFGNVLGSSGSVVPLFQEQISRGGPVTVTDPRVKRYFMTIREAVQLVLQAGAEALGGEVFVLDMGEPISILQLARQVIESAGYSVQDEDHPDGDIAIEIIGLRPGEKMQEELTLSSDLITTRHQKIFCAREAVLSEIEVAALIRALRQAVAAGDEGAARALIKRWVEGYRAPEEDRKTS
- a CDS encoding polysaccharide biosynthesis/export family protein — protein: MRRLFLLLAALGLALLPAACGRLPGGAPASEEILKTADDADADFALYAVTRAFLPAVDHWPETGPESGGAHNGKRPLKWIGATQGAKTQIIQPGDQLTLRIWDSSDNSLLTSPDEKMVQLQDVTVAANGSIFMPYVGNVNVNGLTPDLAREKLQTAMEEIVPSAQLQLDMTEGRGNSVDLVSGVTTPGTYPMPDRNYTVMGLIAAGGGISAGLNNPQIRLVRGRSIYGTSVETLLNDPRRDTLLRGGDRVFVEEDARYFLSFGATGREDLHTFTKDQMSAMDAMSVAGGFQDSRADPQGLLVLREYPDSALAPGQRGPRQPRVVFTLDLTSADGLFSARRFKINSGDLLIATEAPVNDALTISNIIGNFFGVFSRAGAL
- a CDS encoding sugar transferase, with the translated sequence MTWRKRLFDLFFASLLVVVLGPVLLGLLAWLLLKEGRPLFYVAERMKGVDQPFALWKLRTMQVVDSDTGVSGGDKSARITRTGAWLRAKRLDEFPQLWNILRGDLSFVGPRPPLRQYVEANPELYARVLKSRPGVTGLASITYHKHEAALLARCTTAEETDQVYSRLCVPMKARLDLIYQRHQSMCYDFDLVFQTIGNLFRRS
- a CDS encoding NAD-dependent epimerase/dehydratase family protein, with translation MRFPPTLRPALILGASGRIGGILRHQWASAGADLRWQRRARPDGAETEVQGWHVFDPLADPEALAEAARGAAAILCLAGPVPGGAAGHDLSARQLVQHRDLALAALEAAAHVRDAGAGAGVETGTGAPRVLLASSAAVYGAAPGSLSEDTPLAPVAPYGAAKAEMEQAAQARAAELGLEITLFRIGNIAGLDAILGGWRAGFCLDQLANGQTPRRSYIGPRTLAEVLAALLRCPDLPQVLNIAQPGAVAMGDLLQAAGLEFARRPAPAQAIAEVQLDVARLIGLLAAQPVPAADLPARLPVATAADLVAEVRALDLLPNARSR